Proteins encoded by one window of Astatotilapia calliptera chromosome 13, fAstCal1.2, whole genome shotgun sequence:
- the LOC113035256 gene encoding uncharacterized protein LOC113035256 has translation MKEMETPSSQTELEHQIVDLQNKIKGLKASLEDTSETTEIELLEKEIQRREETLNNLQGELKEGLRRSTRTKIPTPKALEMQQEEARKRERKFISTYERWKIRARESREQLKSDISKGELASLMDSLEKEKETVLNTYLEIRSHITPSPELRRHVDSCEAVTAEIMKVTYERMSDLDGDYDAEQVHCRLRELLKNSYARSIYGSTASRVTKSIRSHKSTTLTLKQADAAAELAAKEVEFEGLLEEERQMEKIEEQHRKMEVEKRRLERLQAEKNLRAARAKLQVYSQVASQEGSLHSSNSSVGNHHVPPAINPPTPTVTASPPDLNVSSLAQALQDSMALNRLPVPEPSVFSGDPIQFIEWKTSFMSLIDKKAISPADKLYYLRKYVGGPARKTLEGTFFRNDSDAYKDAWNKLDNRYGQTFIIQKAFRDKLTDWPKIQPRDAEGLRDFSDFLNACQDAMTHVKSLEILNDCEENKKLILKLPEWIASHWNRKVTEALKGNKEFPSFKDFATFMATEAEIACNPITSAYALRSSESSTAKQGSRDPKRNKASVLNTQTEADTERLKPVKGKERSPCAFCQNNQHRLHGCPKFIAKTLEERRDFVREHKLCYGCNKPGHSAKDCRHRHSCNTCKGKHPTCLHDDNYLKKERVLPQETTILSNAGQTEAAATSMSVITGQPTNTSMIVPVWVSKKDTGTEKLVYALLDTQSDTTFVDQELSDVLKADSCPVKLKLTTMIGRDVIVKSQSVSGLCVRGYRSSLLIDLPPAYTKDCIPVNRAHIPTCETAKRWNHLSKVIEEIPPLQDCEVGLLIGYNCSRAMAPRDVIMGGDDEPYAIRTDLGWSIVGGTSTCPDTSSTAGQCFRVAVRELPPVTPADAIRILESDFKDAKEDGKPVSQEDILFLDKLKNHIEKNSLGHYEMPLPFKERPTLPDNKQLAVIRLSHLKRKLLKDEGYKEQYIKFMEEVIERGDAEEVHDDGKEGEKWYIPHHGVFHDKKPGKLRVVFDCSAKYKGTSLNDHLLTGPDLMNNLNGVLLRFRLHSTALMCDIEKMFHQFHVKKSDQDYLRFLWWKKGDLGAQPQEYRMRVHIFGAASSPGCANYGLKHLATENKDRYPLGSQFILRNFYVDDGVTSTDSSEKAIKLAEEARKLCALGGLRLHKFVSNDKAVLVSIPATERASDIKDLNLAFDNLPSERALGIQ, from the coding sequence ATGAAGGAAATGGAGACTCCCTCCTCACAAACAGAACTAGAGCATCAGATAGTCGACCTGCAGAATAAAATCAAAGGGCTTAAGGCGTCTCTTGAAGACACATCAGAAACTACGGAAATAGAACTTTTGGAGAAGGAAATTCAACGCAGAGAAGAAACGTTGAACAACTTACAAGGTGAGCTTAAGGAAGGCCTCCGACGTTCCACTCGAACAAAAATCCCAACTCCAAAGGCGCTCGAAATGCAGCAGGAGGAAGcaagaaaaagggaaagaaagttCATCTCAACGTACGAAAGATGGAAGATTCGAGCCCGAGAGTCAAGAGAGCAGCTCAAGTCAGACATTAGTAAAGGCGAGCTGGCATCTTTGATGGATTCtttggagaaagagaaagaaactgtGTTAAACACTTACCTTGAAATACGAAGTCACATTACACCTTCTCCAGAATTAAGACGTCACGTTGACAGTTGTGAGGCAGTTACAGCCGAAATTATGAAAGTTACCTACGAGAGAATGTCAGATCTCGATGGTGATTATGATGCAGAACAAGTACATTGCCGTCTCAGGGAGCTGCTTAAGAACAGCTACGCACGCTCCATCTATGGATCCACTGCATCTAGAGTGACAAAGTCAATCCGTAGTCACAAAAGCACTACTCTAACACTCAAACAGGCggatgcagcagcagagctaGCTGCTAAGGAAGTCGAATTTGAAGGGTTGCTGGAAGAAGAGAGACAAATGGAGAAGATAGAGGAACAGCACAGAAAAATGGAAGTAGAAAAACGCAGACTTGAACGCCTTCAAGCAGAAAAGAATTTGAGGGCTGCTCGGGCCAAACTGCAAGTCTACAGCCAGGTAGCCTCGCAGGAAGGCAGTCTCCATTCCTCTAATAGTTCAGTGGGAAATCATCATGTTCCCCCTGCTATCAACCCTCCAACTCCCACCGTCACAGCATCGCCACCCGACCTAAACGTGTCATCCCTTGCCCAAGCCCTACAAGACAGTATGGCTCTAAATAGACTTCCAGTTCCAGAGCCGTCTGTATTTAGTGGGGACCCCATTCAGTTCATTGAGTGGAAAACTTCATTCATGTCACTTATTGACAAAAAGGCCATCTCCCCAGCAGACAAACTTTATTACTTGAGGAAGTATGTAGGCGGCCCAGCTCGTAAAACATTAGAAGGAACTTTCTTTAGGAATGACAGCGACGCTTATAAGGATGCGTGGAACAAACTGGATAACAGATATGGCCAAACctttattatacagaaagccTTCAGAGATAAGCTCACAGATTGGCCAAAGATCCAACCAAGAGATGCAGAAGGATTAAGAGACTTCTCAGATTTCTTAAACGCTTGCCAAGATGCAATGACACATGTGAAGAGCCTCGAAATACTGAACGACTGTGAAGAGAATAAGAAGCTAATCCTTAAACTACCAGAGTGGATAGCATCTCACTGGAACAGGAAGGTTACTGAAGCCTTAAAGGGCAATAAGGAATTCCCCAGTTTTAAGGACTTCGCCACATTTATGGCGACAGAGGCAGAGATTGCTTGCAATCCAATCACCTCAGCTTATGCCCTCCGCAGCTCTGAGTCGAGCACTGCAAAACAAGGCAGCAGAGACCCTAAGAGGAACAAGGCAAGCGTtctaaacacacagactgaggcTGACACCGAGAGGCTCAAGCCAgttaaaggaaaggaaaggtcTCCTTGTGCCTTCTGTCAAAATAATCAACACAGACTACATGGATGTCCCAAGTTTATTGCTAAAACTCTGGAGGAGCGTCGAGATTTTGTCAGAGAACATAAGCTCTGCTATGGCTGCAACAAACCTGGACATAGTGCAAAAGACTGTCGACATCGACACTCATGCAACACGTGCAAGGGTAAACATCCCACTTGTTTACACGATGACAACTATTTAAAGAAGGAAAGAGTTCTGCCACAGGAAACCACTATCCTGAGCAATGCCGGCCAAACGGAGGCTGCTGCAACTTCAATGTCAGTGATTACTGGACAGCCAACTAACACATCAATGATTGTGCCTGTGTGGGTGTCAAAAAAGGATACAGGAACTGAGAAACTGGTTTACGCCTTGCTGGACACGCAAAGCGACACGACGTTTGTTGACCAGGAACTGAGTGATGTATTAAAGGCAGATTCCTGTCCAGTTAAGCTGAAGTTAACTACGATGATTGGACGCGACGTGATCGTAAAGAGCCAAAGCGTCTCAGGGCTTTGTGTTCGGGGTTATCGCTCTTCCCTCCTCATCGACCTTCCTCCTGCTTATACCAAGGATTGCATACCAGTAAACAGAGCCCATATCCCAACATGCGAGACAGCTAAAAGGTGGAATCATCTCTCCAAGGTCATAGAAGAGATTCCACCTCTACAGGACTGTGAGGTTGGTTTATTGATAGGCTATAACTGCTCACGAGCAATGGCACCAAGAGACGTCATAATGGGAGGAGACGATGAGCCTTATGCAATTCGTACCGACTTAGGATGGAGCATAGTTGGTGGTACGTCGACATGCCCCGACACCTCAAGTACAGCGGGACAGTGCTTCCGAGTTGCAGTCAGGGAGCTCCCACCAGTCACTCCGGCAGATGCCATTCGCATTCTAGAGTCTGACTTTAAGGATGCTAAGGAAGACGGCAAACCAGTGTCTCAGGAGGACATCCTGTTCCTGGACAAACTCAAGAACCACATCGAAAAGAACAGTCTAGGTCACTACGAGATGCCGTTGCCCTTTAAGGAGAGACCTACCTTACCTGACAACAAACAGCTTGCAGTCATACGTCTGAGCCATCTAAAGAGGAAGCTGTTAAAGGATGAAGGGTACAAAGAACAGTATATCAAGTTCATGGAGGAGGTCATAGAAAGGGGTGATGCAGAGGAAGTCCACGATGATGGGAAAGAGGGCGAAAAATGGTACATACCTCATCACGGTGTATTCCACGACAAGAAGCCAGGCAAACTGCGCGTGGTGTTCGACTGCTCTGCCAAGTACAAGGGAACCAGTTTGAATGATCATCTGCTCACTGGTCCTGACCTGATGAACAATCTCAACGGTGTACTTCTTCGCTTCCGGTTGCACTCCACTGCATTGATGTGCGACATAGAGAAAATGTTTCACCAATTTCATGTGAAGAAGTCAGACCAGGATTACCTGCGCTTCCTTTGGTGGAAGAAAGGAGATCTCGGTGCACAGCCCCAAGAATACCGTATGAGGGTGCATATCTTTGGCGCAGCCTCATCGCCTGGCTGTGCGAACTACGGATTGAAGCATTTGGCTACAGAAAATAAAGACCGATACCCATTAGGCTCTCAGTTCATTCTGAGAAATTTCTATGTCGACGATGGAGTCACAAGTACAGACAGCTCAGAGAAGGCTATCAAGTTAGCAGAAGAAGCCAGAAAACTTTGTGCCCTGGGTGGTCTTAGGCTCCACAAGTTTGTGTCCAATGACAAAGCTGTCCTGGTAAGCATACCAGCAACTGAACGTGCATCAGACATTAAAGACCTCAACCTTGCCTTTGATAACTTACCTTCAGAGAGAGCGTTGGGTATCCAATGA
- the LOC113035257 gene encoding uncharacterized protein LOC113035257, with protein MCCHGTGWDDPLTNELRPRWEKWKNDLNNLERINIPRSYAPADFGRVIKRELHHFSDASTTGYGQCSYLRLSNEEGDIHCALVMAKSRVAPTKVTTIPRLELTAAVISVKTSNVLKEELGYADIEEHFWTDSKVVLEYINNEARRFHTFVANHIQKIHLYTNQRQWKYVPTDQNPADRASRGCFVHELISSDWFTGPAFLWEKGVDLSEEVAPELSVGDPEVKETWTLNTETVEQDSLTYRLAKFSSWTRAICAVARILRRINKDKSIGLSTVQEREEAERLIIKDLQRQTYSEEVRLLKKGCQLPPHNKLHHLNPFLDNNGVIKVGGRLRDSNLPLSVKHPTIIPKEHHVTRMIIAYCHEEVKHQGKGMILSAIRTRGYWIPGIGRTVASYLRRCVVCRKLRRRTEEQKMADLPPERVNPSPPFTYCGMDCFGPFYSKQGRSVRKRYGLLFTCFSSRAIHIEMLEDLSTDSFIIGLRCFIAMRGAVRQIKSDQGSNFLGAKNELQEALTELDGDKLTNFLSKKQCDFILNAPGSSHVGGVWERQIRTVRSVLNATLGLSPGNLPDASLRAFFYEAMTIVNSRPLTIENLHDPNSLEPLTPNHLLTLKSTMALPPPGKFIREDMYARKRWRHVQYLAEQFWSRWQKEYLANIAFRQRWHTPKRNLQIGDIVIMKDEDLPRNEWRLGRVVETTMDRDGLVRRVKLCLGDRKLGKNGERLTKRSVLERPVQKLVLLLEGD; from the coding sequence ATGTGCTGCCATGGAACAGGTTGGGACGACCCTCTAACCAACGAACTTCGTCCACGGTGGGAGAAATGGAAAAACGACCTCAACAACTTGGAGAGGATAAATATACCCCGAAGTTATGCCCCGGCAGATTTCGGAAGGGTTATTAAACGTGAGTTACATCACTTCTCCGACGCAAGCACTACTGGCTATGGACAGTGTTCATATCTGAGGCTTAGCAATGAAGAAGGAGACATCCACTGTGCTTTAGTCATGGCCAAATCTCGCGTCGCCCCAACAAAGGTCACCACGATCCCAAGATTAGAGTTGACGGCTGCAGTCATCTCTGTGAAAACCAGCAATGTTTTGAAGGAAGAACTTGGATATGCGGACATTGAAGAGCATTTTTGGACCGATTCCAAGGTTGTACTAGAGTACATCAATAATGAGGCTCGACGTTTTCATACATTCGTAGCCAACCATATCCAGAAGATACATCTCTACACGAATCAAAGGCAATGGAAATACGTCCCTACTGACCAGAATCCTGCGGATCGTGCTTCTAGAGGTTGTTTTGTCCATGAGCTAATATCATCGGACTGGTTTACCGGCCCTGCATTTCTATGGGAAAAGGGAGTTGACCTCTCAGAAGAGGTGGCTCCGGAACTGTCAGTCGGAGATCCAGAAGTTAAGGAAACATGGACTCTAAACACGGAAACTGTAGAACAAGATTCTCTTACTTATCGGCTGGCAAAGTTCTCATCCTGGACTCGCGCCATCTGTGCAGTGGCTCGCATTCTTCGAAGGATCAACAAGGATAAGTCAATCGGCCTCTCTACAGTGCAGGAAAGAGAAGAAGCCGAGCGCCTCATCATCAAAGATCTGCAGAGACAAACATATTCGGAGGAAGTGCGGCTACTGAAGAAAGGTTGTCAGCTGCCACCTCATAACAAGCTACATCACCTCAACCCCTTCTTGGACAACAATGGTGTGATTAAGGTGGGAGGTCGACTCCGTGATTCAAACCTTCCTCTCTCAGTTAAACACCCTACCATCATTCCAAAGGAACATCATGTTACAAGGATGATCATAGCATACTGTCATGAAGAAGTCAAACATCAAGGCAAGGGGATGATTCTCAGTGCAATTAGGACAAGAGGTTACTGGATACCAGGAATTGGCAGGACGGTTGCATCCTATCTTCGCCGATGTGTAGTTTGTCGGAAGCTTCGGAGACGGacagaagaacagaaaatgGCCGATCTCCCTCCAGAGCGAGTAAATCCATCTCCACCCTTTACCTACTGTGGAATGGATTGCTTTGGACCCTTCTATAGCAAGCAAGGACGTAGTGTGCGAAAACGATATGGTCTCCTTTTCACCTGCTTCTCCTCCAGAGCCATCCATATTGAAATGCTGGAGGATCTATCTACAGACTCATTCATAATTGGACTGCGCTGCTTCATTGCTATGCGTGGAGCCGTGCGCCAGATCAAATCTGACCAAGGCAGTAACTTCCTAGGAGCCAAGAATGAACTGCAGGAAGCCCTCACGGAATTAGATGGTGATAAACTGACGAACTTCCTTTCTAAGAAGCAGTGTGACTTCATCCTAAATGCTCCTGGATCAAGTCATGTTGGTGGAGTGTGGGAGCGTCAAATTAGAACAGTCAGGAGTGTTCTCAACGCGACCCTTGGACTCTCACCTGGAAACCTACCTGATGCTTCCCTCCGAGCATTCTTCTATGAAGCAATGACGATAGTTAATAGTCGTCCTCTCACTATTGAAAACCTACATGATCCCAACAGTCTTGAGCCACTGACACCAAACCACTTACTTACCCTGAAGTCTACCATGGCCCTTCCTCCCCCCGGCAAGTTCATAAGGGAAGATATGTATGCGAGAAAGAGATGGCGCCACGTACAATATTTGGCCGAGCAGTTCTGGAGCCGTTGGCAGAAAGAGTACTTAGCCAACATTGCCTTTAGACAACGCTGGCACACCCCAAAGAGAAACCTGCAGATCGGGGATATAGTCATAATGAAGGATGAAGACTTGCCCAGAAATGAatggaggttgggaagagtcgtAGAGACTACAATGGACAGAGATGGACTGGTTAGGAGAGTGAAGCTCTGTCTAGGTGACAGGAAACTTGGCAAAAATGGTGAACGTCTTACTAAGCGGTCAGTGCTCGAACGGCCAGTTCAAAAACTAGTCTTATTGTTGGAAGGTGACTAG